The following coding sequences lie in one Pontibacter sp. G13 genomic window:
- a CDS encoding ATP-binding cassette domain-containing protein gives MKTNVGITPLKRFFNLLKIDRQEILSIYVYALFHGILTLSLPIGIQAIINLISGGQMSTAWIVLVVFVIAGVALTGVMQIMQLSISENLQQKIFTRSSFEFAYRIPRMKLEAVEKSYIPELVNRFFDILSVQKGLSKILMDFSSASLQVLFGLVLLSLYHPFFILFSLVLILLGYLIFRYTAPNGLRTSIKESKYKYEVAHWLEELARAMETFKLAGRASLHLTRTDDVVSGYLKSRKAHFRTLLVQYINMVGFKVIIAAGLLVIGGLLVLNQQMNIGQFVASEIIIILVLNSVEKLILSMETIYDVLTAMEKIGNVTDIPLDHDKGSQLSLKNEPALSVRLRHLSYQFTMAQSPTLRQVDLDIEAGEKLILAGYNGSGKTVLLQVLAGLYEGYQGSVAYHGVPLGNWCREDLYTLIGNNLEREDIFRGTVEENISLGRPEVSMDQIHRLASIVGLEDFVESLPAGYHTTLVPEGKALPTSIQLGIKLARALAGDPKLILLEDDFNQLAEPYRTRFLEYLVQGPWTVVAISDDVAVSRLFDRAIVLDNGHILGEGKIDDLQDQPWFNDIFQTRTFPC, from the coding sequence ATGAAGACCAACGTCGGAATAACTCCCCTGAAACGATTCTTCAATCTGTTGAAGATAGATCGGCAAGAGATTCTGAGCATATACGTGTATGCCTTGTTTCATGGAATCTTGACCTTGTCCCTTCCTATCGGAATTCAGGCCATCATCAACTTGATTAGCGGCGGGCAGATGTCCACTGCTTGGATTGTCTTGGTAGTATTCGTTATTGCCGGGGTAGCGCTCACAGGCGTCATGCAGATCATGCAGCTCTCCATTTCGGAGAATTTGCAACAGAAGATCTTTACGCGTTCCTCCTTCGAATTCGCCTATCGGATTCCGCGGATGAAGCTGGAAGCCGTGGAGAAATCCTACATTCCCGAACTTGTCAACCGCTTTTTTGACATTCTCTCCGTCCAAAAAGGACTTTCAAAGATCCTGATGGACTTCTCCTCCGCATCCTTGCAGGTATTGTTTGGATTGGTATTGCTGTCGCTCTACCACCCATTCTTCATCCTGTTTAGCTTGGTACTCATCCTGCTGGGATACCTGATCTTCCGGTATACCGCGCCCAATGGATTGAGAACGAGTATCAAGGAGTCCAAATACAAATACGAGGTTGCGCACTGGCTGGAGGAACTCGCACGTGCGATGGAGACCTTCAAGCTGGCTGGCCGTGCATCTTTGCACCTGACACGTACAGATGATGTCGTCTCCGGCTACCTCAAATCCCGTAAAGCTCACTTCCGCACCCTGTTGGTACAATACATCAATATGGTCGGATTCAAGGTGATCATCGCCGCGGGATTGCTGGTGATTGGGGGATTGCTCGTCCTGAATCAGCAAATGAATATCGGGCAGTTCGTCGCTTCTGAGATCATCATCATCTTGGTCCTGAACTCCGTCGAAAAATTGATCCTGAGCATGGAGACCATTTACGACGTGTTGACGGCCATGGAGAAGATCGGTAACGTCACGGACATCCCGTTGGATCACGACAAAGGCTCTCAGCTGTCCCTGAAAAATGAACCAGCCTTGAGTGTACGTCTGCGACACCTCAGCTACCAGTTTACCATGGCTCAATCCCCTACGCTCCGTCAGGTCGATCTGGACATCGAAGCAGGTGAAAAACTCATCCTGGCAGGTTACAACGGCTCTGGAAAGACGGTGCTTCTACAGGTGTTGGCCGGACTTTATGAAGGCTACCAAGGGAGTGTCGCCTATCATGGTGTACCGTTGGGGAACTGGTGCAGAGAAGACCTGTACACACTCATCGGGAACAACCTAGAGCGTGAGGATATCTTCCGCGGTACGGTAGAGGAAAATATCTCCCTCGGTCGTCCAGAAGTCTCCATGGATCAAATCCACCGACTTGCTTCGATTGTCGGATTGGAGGATTTCGTGGAGAGCCTTCCTGCGGGGTACCATACCACGCTCGTTCCTGAAGGAAAAGCCTTGCCCACCAGTATCCAGTTGGGAATCAAGCTGGCGCGTGCATTGGCTGGAGATCCTAAACTCATTTTGTTGGAAGATGATTTCAACCAATTGGCAGAACCCTATCGCACACGATTCCTTGAGTATCTGGTGCAAGGGCCTTGGACAGTAGTTGCCATTTCGGATGACGTAGCTGTCTCTCGTCTGTTCGACCGTGCCATCGTGTTGGACAATGGACATATTTTGGGCGAAGGCAAAATCGATGACCTTCAAGATCAACCTTGGTTCAACGATATCTTCCAAACCCGCACATTCCCATGCTAA
- a CDS encoding Crp/Fnr family transcriptional regulator produces MSHPPSFLRDILCRRFELSHAEATTYLNAFHRHEFDADQVFVQAGSICHHLGIIEEGLMKCTFVSHDKEVIHEFLAEGSFATSYASFLTEMPSSKRLVCLEPTVVWVANRQDLIKLVQDHPFVQRMTDRVNRQLFLLLHEQLRSVRLDSAEQRYLALLEHRPDLAQRIPQYLLASYLHVTPETLSRIRRNLQAAARS; encoded by the coding sequence ATGAGCCATCCACCTTCCTTCCTCCGCGATATCCTCTGCCGACGTTTCGAGCTTTCTCATGCGGAGGCGACTACCTATTTGAATGCGTTCCATCGGCATGAATTCGATGCTGACCAAGTGTTTGTGCAAGCAGGTTCTATTTGCCATCATCTGGGAATCATCGAAGAGGGCTTGATGAAATGCACCTTTGTGTCTCATGACAAGGAAGTCATTCATGAATTTCTGGCGGAAGGAAGTTTTGCCACCAGCTATGCATCCTTCCTCACGGAAATGCCTTCCTCCAAGCGATTGGTGTGCCTCGAACCCACGGTGGTGTGGGTGGCAAATCGACAGGACTTGATCAAGCTGGTTCAGGATCATCCCTTTGTCCAGCGTATGACTGACCGAGTCAATCGGCAACTATTCCTGTTGCTCCACGAACAGCTCAGGTCTGTCCGGTTGGATTCAGCAGAACAGCGTTATCTGGCCTTGTTGGAGCATCGACCTGATCTGGCCCAACGCATTCCCCAATATTTGTTGGCTTCGTACCTCCATGTCACGCCGGAAACCCTTTCCCGAATTCGCAGAAACCTACAGGCTGCTGCACGATCTTGA
- a CDS encoding DUF547 domain-containing protein, producing the protein MAFNHPDGTTTFDAATFSRDMLFFKGEYLAGRTVNHAELDAMLTELASVNLKLLFSDAEKIAFWINVYNGMTCYLTVREGLTLNMKEQSDFFSEHRLLIGGYDLSLDDIEHGILRKNARGHLPQDDPIMDLQVEQLDPRIHFVLNCGAKSCPKVRPYQADRLDLQLDVSERWFSEAEFLVDPVARQITCSRLYDWYRGDFPDSYLNDPAYSDFEVKWMEYDWTIA; encoded by the coding sequence ATGGCTTTTAATCATCCAGACGGAACTACGACATTCGATGCAGCGACTTTCTCGCGGGATATGCTCTTCTTCAAAGGGGAATATCTGGCAGGTAGGACGGTCAATCACGCCGAGCTGGACGCGATGCTGACGGAGCTTGCTTCCGTCAATCTCAAATTGCTCTTTTCAGACGCTGAGAAAATCGCTTTCTGGATCAATGTCTACAATGGGATGACCTGCTATCTCACCGTCCGAGAAGGGTTGACCCTGAATATGAAGGAGCAATCCGACTTTTTCTCCGAGCATCGCTTGCTGATCGGAGGGTACGATCTGTCACTGGATGATATCGAGCACGGGATCTTGCGGAAAAATGCCCGAGGCCATCTCCCACAGGATGATCCGATCATGGACCTGCAGGTGGAACAACTCGATCCGCGGATTCATTTTGTGCTGAATTGCGGGGCCAAATCTTGCCCCAAGGTCAGGCCTTATCAAGCGGATCGGCTGGATCTACAGCTCGATGTGAGCGAGCGGTGGTTCAGTGAGGCCGAATTTCTGGTGGACCCAGTGGCCCGGCAGATCACTTGTTCTCGACTATACGATTGGTACCGGGGCGATTTTCCGGACAGCTATCTGAATGATCCCGCCTATTCGGATTTTGAGGTGAAATGGATGGAATACGACTGGACGATTGCCTAG
- a CDS encoding TolC family protein yields MIRFVRGFLILITLLSLGRNSTSAQQVFTPEQLMWLVGEYHPISVQGELLIEQGKSTIRRAKGGFDPYIFTDFNQKRFDDKDYYSLLHSGLKVPTWFGVELQGGFEQNSGIFLNPENFVPDDGLWYGGISVPVGQGLFIDKRRAALKQAKIYAQSTEAERQNMMNDLYFEALKSYWKWVQAWNQVQVFEEAVLLAQTRLEAVKGSYELGDKPAIDTLEAAIQVQNREIGRNEALLIYQNSSLDLSNFLWYENQIPLVITDSLVPPRAETVILSEGISQDSLDAALDLLEFQHPEMRLYGFKLQDLEVEQRLKREQLKPKLDLKYNFLTQPTGGDAVNTLSTQNYTWGLSFSFPLLLRKQRGDVELANLKIQDTQMARQDKLQNLRNKLRSYRNQQAMLSDQVVLYRGNVDSYERLLTGERQKFDLGESSLFLVNSRETKLIEARIKWIELISKYQISVAGLSYSIGNL; encoded by the coding sequence ATGATCAGATTCGTTCGCGGATTCTTGATACTGATCACATTACTTTCCTTAGGCAGGAATTCTACTTCCGCCCAGCAGGTATTCACGCCCGAGCAGCTCATGTGGCTGGTCGGGGAATATCATCCGATTTCGGTGCAGGGTGAGCTCTTGATCGAGCAGGGGAAGAGTACAATCCGTAGGGCCAAGGGAGGTTTTGATCCGTATATATTCACCGATTTCAACCAAAAGCGATTCGATGACAAGGATTACTATTCCTTGTTGCACTCGGGCCTCAAGGTACCTACTTGGTTTGGCGTGGAATTGCAGGGGGGATTCGAGCAAAACTCTGGCATCTTCCTCAATCCCGAGAATTTTGTCCCGGATGACGGACTGTGGTATGGGGGAATCTCCGTGCCGGTCGGGCAAGGACTATTCATCGACAAACGCCGTGCGGCGCTCAAACAGGCCAAGATCTACGCACAGTCGACCGAGGCAGAGCGGCAAAATATGATGAATGACCTGTACTTCGAAGCCCTGAAGTCCTATTGGAAATGGGTGCAGGCATGGAATCAGGTTCAGGTCTTTGAAGAAGCTGTCTTGCTGGCTCAGACTCGTCTGGAAGCAGTCAAGGGAAGCTACGAACTGGGGGACAAACCTGCGATCGACACCCTTGAAGCCGCCATTCAAGTGCAAAACCGAGAGATCGGTAGGAATGAGGCATTGCTGATCTACCAGAATTCCTCCTTGGATCTGTCCAACTTCCTCTGGTATGAAAACCAGATTCCGTTGGTCATCACGGATAGCCTCGTTCCTCCGAGAGCCGAGACCGTCATCCTGTCCGAAGGAATTTCTCAGGATTCTCTGGATGCCGCCCTTGACCTGTTGGAATTCCAACATCCGGAAATGCGCCTGTATGGATTCAAGCTTCAAGACCTCGAAGTGGAGCAGAGATTGAAGCGAGAGCAACTCAAGCCCAAATTGGACTTGAAGTACAATTTCCTTACCCAACCGACTGGCGGAGATGCTGTGAATACGCTCTCTACCCAGAATTACACCTGGGGGCTGAGTTTTAGTTTTCCGTTGCTGCTGCGAAAGCAACGAGGAGATGTGGAACTGGCCAATCTGAAGATTCAGGACACCCAGATGGCTCGTCAGGACAAATTGCAGAACCTCCGAAACAAGCTGAGAAGCTATCGCAATCAGCAGGCCATGCTTTCTGATCAGGTGGTTTTGTACCGAGGAAATGTCGATAGCTACGAACGCCTCCTGACAGGTGAACGGCAAAAATTTGATCTCGGGGAAAGTTCCCTGTTCTTGGTGAACTCCCGGGAGACCAAACTCATCGAAGCTCGAATCAAATGGATCGAGCTGATCTCAAAATACCAGATTTCTGTAGCGGGACTTTCCTACAGTATCGGTAATCTTTGA
- a CDS encoding ABC transporter ATP-binding protein, which produces MIDIQSISHSFDQEQVLRNVSVQLAPNQTLAILGKSGCGKTTFLKILAGALVPDGGQFHWQGTDMLQLPAQDRGVVYLSQEPLLFPHMTVAENVGFGLAIRKRPKPEINRRVADMLESLALKEHAEKRPDQLSGGQRQRVAFGRALVINPKVLLLDEPFASLDSQTRGDMQRFFRKVAAQFEITSMFVTHDLKEALILGDRLARMEAGALTTYPDRKAFMEDPRNGVQEELNFWQHIQPSTHGVQDL; this is translated from the coding sequence ATGATAGATATCCAGTCAATTTCTCATTCCTTCGACCAAGAACAGGTCCTCCGAAATGTCTCGGTCCAATTGGCACCCAATCAGACCTTGGCCATTCTGGGGAAATCCGGCTGTGGGAAAACCACTTTCCTGAAAATCCTCGCAGGTGCGCTCGTGCCGGATGGCGGACAATTTCACTGGCAGGGAACTGATATGTTGCAGCTTCCTGCACAAGATCGTGGCGTAGTGTATCTGAGTCAGGAACCGCTCCTATTTCCTCACATGACCGTGGCGGAAAATGTCGGATTTGGCCTTGCCATCCGCAAACGGCCCAAGCCAGAAATCAACCGAAGAGTGGCGGACATGCTGGAATCTTTGGCACTGAAGGAACATGCGGAGAAGCGTCCAGATCAGCTTTCGGGCGGACAACGACAGCGGGTGGCTTTTGGTAGGGCCTTGGTCATCAATCCCAAAGTGCTGCTACTGGACGAGCCCTTTGCAAGTCTGGATAGCCAAACCCGTGGAGATATGCAGCGATTTTTTCGGAAAGTGGCTGCCCAATTCGAGATCACCTCGATGTTTGTGACGCACGATCTGAAGGAAGCACTCATTCTGGGAGACCGATTGGCTCGTATGGAAGCTGGCGCCCTGACCACTTATCCGGACCGAAAGGCCTTCATGGAAGATCCGCGCAATGGCGTGCAGGAGGAACTCAATTTTTGGCAACACATCCAACCCTCGACACATGGCGTCCAAGACCTTTGA
- a CDS encoding TetR/AcrR family transcriptional regulator: MKELFGHIQIQVNEKVYLKDPNSSDLGKRILGEGLLLIDEVGLERFTFRKLAKRLETTESSIYRYFENKHKLLIYFISWYWGWLEYQLVFSTANLSSAEEKLRIAIRILAANVRETDAPGPINVEVLNRLVVSESSKAYLTKEVDEANKEGFYLGYKRLVGRVADFVSEINADYPYPHTLISTIAEGIQHQKYFADHLPSLTDIQQDAGLLATCYTDMALSTVTQYSPK, encoded by the coding sequence ATGAAGGAACTATTTGGACACATTCAGATCCAAGTCAACGAGAAAGTGTATCTGAAGGACCCTAACTCCTCCGATCTGGGAAAGCGGATTTTGGGAGAAGGGTTGTTGTTGATAGACGAAGTTGGGTTGGAGCGATTTACTTTTCGGAAGCTTGCCAAACGATTAGAGACGACCGAGAGCTCAATTTACCGCTATTTCGAGAATAAGCATAAGCTCCTGATCTACTTTATTTCATGGTATTGGGGATGGCTTGAGTACCAATTGGTTTTCTCTACGGCCAACCTTAGCTCAGCCGAGGAAAAACTCCGAATTGCCATCCGCATTTTGGCAGCCAATGTGCGTGAAACCGACGCCCCGGGCCCCATCAATGTCGAGGTGCTCAATCGACTCGTGGTGTCCGAGTCCTCCAAAGCCTATCTCACCAAGGAAGTCGACGAAGCCAACAAAGAAGGGTTCTACCTAGGGTACAAAAGACTAGTAGGTCGGGTGGCTGATTTCGTCTCCGAAATCAATGCAGACTACCCCTATCCTCATACCTTGATTTCTACCATTGCCGAAGGAATTCAGCATCAAAAATACTTTGCGGATCATCTTCCGTCCCTCACCGACATCCAGCAGGATGCCGGGCTACTTGCGACCTGTTACACGGATATGGCGCTGTCCACCGTCACACAATATTCACCCAAATGA
- a CDS encoding DinB family protein: MNAITLLQEQTRNTYGWVDKLVAPIPHDQWETCPEGIESSISWQVGHLTLSLYYHTVMVLHGRDPEIGKTLKLGEYTPWFNQGAPQDAAGKIVPAKLWDRWQAMQEYSLSGIGRLAPEELEGPQVDVGFPHPVAQTKRGAIEWNIQHTAWHAGQISMIRRAVFGRYEFREKA, from the coding sequence ATGAATGCAATTACACTTCTCCAAGAGCAAACTCGCAACACATACGGCTGGGTGGACAAACTCGTCGCTCCCATTCCCCATGATCAATGGGAAACCTGCCCAGAAGGGATTGAGTCGAGCATCAGTTGGCAAGTGGGGCATCTGACTTTGAGCCTGTACTATCATACCGTCATGGTTCTTCATGGTCGTGATCCAGAGATTGGGAAGACGTTGAAGCTCGGCGAATATACCCCTTGGTTCAATCAAGGCGCTCCCCAAGATGCGGCGGGCAAGATTGTACCTGCCAAACTTTGGGACCGATGGCAAGCCATGCAGGAATATTCCTTGAGTGGAATTGGGCGGTTGGCACCTGAAGAGCTGGAAGGTCCGCAGGTCGATGTGGGATTCCCGCACCCCGTGGCTCAAACCAAACGTGGCGCCATCGAATGGAATATTCAGCACACAGCTTGGCATGCCGGGCAAATATCCATGATTCGCAGGGCTGTGTTTGGGCGGTATGAATTTCGCGAGAAAGCTTAA
- a CDS encoding radical SAM protein — protein sequence MASKTFDHIESIYWVFTQLCNDQCDHCYNLSGPQGQRISLEDCLAIVDNLPASADRIILSGGEPLAEKQKLYAILDKLQEKYQGRTQIMLQTNGDLLNGKILDILIEKGVSRFDIASIDRYHKKQGARLMELADLFESRGVNGEDSAPLIKRDNFLHNYPLSWGYWGATEEMWLGGNWARGRALQKQIWKRDPNHNFCSILSGAIGFLDGRPDIPQEISIQLWQINPCCPGTKEAMGDARIEQVSEVMQRVAESPIFQKLNDGDPFTMGESVGISEDHARKRCGELQNVCLWCDEFFGKHYDIQKLQPKPQGETLES from the coding sequence ATGGCGTCCAAGACCTTTGACCATATCGAATCTATTTACTGGGTATTCACCCAACTCTGCAATGATCAATGCGACCATTGCTACAATCTCTCAGGCCCGCAAGGTCAGCGCATTTCGCTCGAAGATTGCCTCGCCATCGTGGACAATCTCCCTGCTTCCGCGGATCGGATCATCCTTTCCGGTGGCGAACCCTTGGCTGAAAAGCAGAAGCTCTACGCCATCTTGGACAAGTTGCAGGAAAAGTACCAAGGGCGTACCCAGATCATGCTCCAAACCAATGGCGACCTCCTCAATGGCAAGATCCTCGATATCCTGATCGAAAAGGGCGTGTCCCGTTTTGATATCGCCAGCATCGACCGCTACCACAAGAAGCAAGGCGCAAGACTCATGGAGCTGGCGGACCTCTTCGAATCTCGGGGAGTCAATGGCGAAGACAGCGCTCCGCTGATCAAGCGCGACAACTTCCTCCACAACTATCCGCTTAGCTGGGGATACTGGGGCGCGACCGAGGAAATGTGGCTCGGCGGCAATTGGGCGCGAGGTCGTGCACTTCAAAAGCAGATCTGGAAACGCGATCCCAACCACAATTTCTGCTCCATCCTTTCCGGCGCGATTGGATTCCTCGATGGCCGTCCAGACATTCCACAGGAGATTTCCATCCAGCTTTGGCAGATCAATCCGTGCTGCCCCGGTACCAAGGAGGCAATGGGCGATGCGCGTATCGAACAGGTCAGCGAGGTCATGCAACGGGTGGCCGAGAGCCCCATTTTCCAGAAACTCAATGACGGAGACCCATTCACCATGGGCGAGTCGGTCGGCATCAGCGAGGACCATGCTCGAAAGCGCTGCGGAGAACTACAGAATGTCTGCCTGTGGTGCGATGAATTCTTCGGAAAACACTACGACATCCAGAAGCTCCAACCCAAACCACAAGGCGAGACGCTGGAATCCTGA
- a CDS encoding ABC transporter substrate-binding protein — MIRPYFLFLALLLLVGCQTTPSRQTEDLTATPWSEISETAKGETVTWMMWQGDPLINRYVADYLAPAIKEHFDITLEVVPGQGNQIVSQLTAELEAGKESSEIDMMWINGETFFQLRQINGLYGPFVQQLPNNELIDWDNPFIHTDFQQPVDGFECPWGNVQLAIIYNSDQVEEVPQTLEDLEKWVTAHPGKFTIGSDFTGMTLLKSWLIHLAGGPGSLDGPFNEEKYLKASQEMWTYLNRIKGNFWNHGTTFPTDVAQMHQLFVNGELWFTMSNNDTEVDNKINQGFFPESSRAYVPSYGTIQNTHYLGIAKRSAHKEAAMTVINFMLSPEAQWHKNHPDVWGDGTVLDLKKVPTEWQERFKDVPGHQYSPKRADIQSRALQEPAPEYMIRLFQDFRKYVIEA; from the coding sequence ATGATTCGACCCTATTTCCTCTTTCTGGCCTTGCTGCTTCTGGTGGGTTGTCAAACGACCCCTTCCCGGCAAACGGAAGATCTCACAGCCACCCCTTGGTCAGAGATCTCTGAAACTGCCAAAGGCGAGACTGTCACATGGATGATGTGGCAGGGCGATCCGCTGATCAACCGGTATGTAGCCGATTACCTAGCTCCTGCCATCAAGGAGCATTTCGACATCACGCTAGAAGTCGTTCCCGGTCAGGGCAATCAGATCGTTTCCCAGCTCACGGCAGAGCTCGAAGCAGGGAAAGAATCCTCAGAGATCGACATGATGTGGATCAATGGAGAGACCTTCTTCCAATTGCGCCAGATCAATGGACTCTATGGCCCCTTTGTCCAGCAATTGCCCAACAACGAACTGATCGATTGGGACAACCCCTTCATTCATACCGATTTCCAGCAGCCCGTCGATGGCTTCGAATGCCCTTGGGGGAATGTCCAATTGGCGATTATCTACAATAGTGATCAAGTGGAGGAAGTCCCTCAAACGCTGGAAGATTTGGAGAAATGGGTGACGGCGCATCCGGGTAAATTCACCATCGGTAGTGACTTCACAGGCATGACACTCCTCAAGTCTTGGCTGATCCATCTGGCAGGCGGCCCCGGTTCGCTCGACGGGCCATTCAATGAGGAAAAGTACCTGAAAGCCTCTCAGGAAATGTGGACTTACCTCAATCGCATCAAAGGAAATTTTTGGAACCATGGGACGACCTTTCCCACGGATGTCGCCCAAATGCATCAGCTTTTTGTCAATGGCGAATTGTGGTTCACCATGAGCAACAATGACACCGAGGTAGACAACAAGATCAATCAGGGCTTTTTCCCCGAATCGAGCCGCGCCTACGTCCCCAGTTATGGCACAATCCAAAACACGCACTATCTCGGTATCGCCAAACGCTCCGCGCACAAGGAGGCGGCCATGACGGTGATCAACTTCATGCTATCACCCGAAGCTCAGTGGCACAAAAACCACCCAGACGTCTGGGGAGATGGGACTGTGCTGGATTTGAAGAAAGTACCCACTGAGTGGCAAGAGCGATTCAAGGATGTCCCCGGGCATCAATATTCGCCCAAGCGTGCGGATATTCAATCACGCGCACTTCAAGAACCTGCACCCGAATACATGATTCGCCTATTTCAGGACTTCCGGAAATACGTGATCGAAGCCTAA
- a CDS encoding biotin/lipoyl-binding protein — MLNDSNNIVNGKVKTEKFRSFQMFSDYRATRIFARLLIASFAILLVVMFVPWTQNIQSRGFVTTLHPDQRPQMVHSVIGGRIEHWYVREGNFVEKGDTLLFLSEIKDEYFDPNLLDRTEDQIEAKTQSVQSYQEKVKALDNQIAALDQTKQLKLEQAQNYLRQAQLKIVADSIDLEAADTQLDIAKKQLARAEQLYADGLKSLTDLEAKKVKLQTAQAKRISTESKLLTSRNALINAKVELSSIENQYQDKLAKARSDKFTAMSNMFDAEATVTKMQNQYQNYSVRTGMYYLTAPQSGYVTQTIRSGIGETVKAGESLLSIMPAKYDLAVAMYIEPMDLPLINLGQPIRFMFDGWPTIVFSGWPNLSYGTFGGEVVAIDNFISEGGKYRILVAPDPNDEEWPNELRIGSGANGMALLKDVAIWYELWRRLNGFPPDYYQTKSSNSTQSKSKK; from the coding sequence ATGCTAAACGATAGCAATAACATTGTAAACGGAAAGGTGAAAACGGAAAAGTTCCGCTCCTTTCAGATGTTCTCAGACTATCGGGCAACTCGTATTTTCGCTCGATTACTGATCGCATCTTTCGCGATTCTGCTTGTGGTCATGTTTGTCCCCTGGACGCAGAATATTCAGTCCAGAGGCTTTGTCACCACCCTTCATCCCGATCAACGTCCTCAGATGGTCCACTCTGTGATTGGGGGCCGGATTGAGCACTGGTATGTCCGTGAAGGTAATTTTGTGGAAAAAGGAGATACGCTCCTCTTCCTCTCGGAGATCAAGGACGAATACTTTGACCCGAACTTGCTCGATCGGACTGAAGACCAGATTGAGGCCAAGACCCAGTCGGTGCAATCCTATCAGGAAAAGGTCAAAGCGCTTGACAACCAGATTGCAGCCCTTGATCAAACCAAGCAACTCAAGCTGGAGCAGGCGCAGAACTATCTGAGACAAGCGCAATTGAAGATTGTGGCTGACTCCATCGACTTGGAGGCCGCTGATACACAGTTGGATATTGCCAAAAAGCAATTGGCACGTGCGGAACAACTGTACGCCGATGGCTTGAAATCATTGACTGATTTGGAAGCCAAAAAGGTGAAGCTCCAGACGGCCCAAGCCAAGAGGATCAGTACGGAGAGTAAGTTGTTGACGAGCCGAAATGCGCTCATCAATGCCAAGGTGGAATTGTCTTCGATTGAAAACCAATACCAAGACAAACTTGCCAAAGCTCGCTCGGACAAGTTCACGGCTATGTCCAACATGTTCGATGCAGAGGCGACCGTCACCAAGATGCAGAACCAGTACCAAAACTACTCGGTGCGGACGGGGATGTATTATCTGACGGCTCCACAGTCGGGCTATGTGACCCAGACCATCCGATCAGGTATCGGGGAAACCGTCAAAGCGGGCGAGTCTCTCTTGAGCATCATGCCTGCCAAGTATGATCTGGCTGTGGCGATGTATATCGAGCCGATGGATCTGCCTTTGATCAATCTTGGCCAACCGATCCGATTCATGTTTGACGGATGGCCCACGATTGTATTCTCAGGGTGGCCCAACCTTTCGTATGGTACATTCGGCGGGGAAGTCGTAGCGATCGACAATTTCATCTCGGAGGGAGGCAAGTATCGGATCTTGGTCGCACCTGATCCCAATGACGAGGAATGGCCCAATGAACTCCGGATTGGCTCTGGAGCCAATGGTATGGCACTCCTGAAAGATGTGGCAATCTGGTACGAACTCTGGCGAAGACTCAATGGATTCCCACCAGATTATTACCAAACCAAGTCCTCAAACTCCACACAATCCAAAAGCAAGAAGTAA